From one Allorhizobium ampelinum S4 genomic stretch:
- a CDS encoding efflux RND transporter permease subunit, translating into MNISSLFISRPVGTTLLAIGLMMLGLVAYRFLPVASLPAVDLPTIRVTASRPGADPESMASSVAAPLERHLGAIAGVTEMTSTSGLGTTNIFLQFDLSRNVDSAAQDVQAAINAAVGDLPSDLPSLPSMRKANPAASPILTLALTSDTIPASAIYDAADSVVVQRISQVEGVGDVSVSGADQPAVRVRLNPDRLAAIGLSADDVRTAIVNGNALAPIGAIDGSQAFYALSVNAQLITPEDYGQLVIHASNGIAVRLVDIATVEPGVRNRRSDAWFNGKPAVLLNITKAADANVMSTVDAVKALIPEVKQLIPAGIEVDILNDRTKTIHASVEDMQFTLLATVALVMAVVFVFLRRLVPTLAAGLTVPLSFAGAFAAMWLTGLSIDNLSLMALAVASGFVVDDAIVMIETIYANIEKGMKPLEAAHAGARQIGFTVIAISISLMAAFIPLFFMGGIVGKFFLTFSLTLAFTIAVSTVVSLTLTPMICGHRIRARDLDARQGRFDRAIEHSLERTVAFYDRTLKGVLHHRVLAVVITTACIVLTGFLYAKVPKGFMPRDDTGFVMGNSQAASDISYPAMLALQKRALAIVERDPAVQSIGASVGGGFLGTANRGQMLIALKAPDEREATDVVIERLRRAVAVIPGLDTSFFSPSDIRVGARTSDSEFQFTLWDADYDELVAWAPRILARLRQEPLLTDVNSDRQPSGLQANVVVDRTAASRLGVKMTAVDAALNNAFAQRQVTIVYGERNQYRVILETYLDFAKDPEHVLKIYVPGNSGTQVPLSAFARIERTLAPIGVNHQGQFPAVTISYNVGPDTTLSEANDAVKAAVAGMHLPDTLHAEFAGDAANASSSSGGQPLLILAALLAVYIVLGILYESLIHPLTIISTLPSAGLGALLALWISGTELTIVAFIGIILLIGIVKKNGIMLVDFALEAERQHGMSPEDAIHEACLRRFRPIMMTTLAAFMGALPLVLATGPGADLHRPLGVTIIGGLIVSQALTLYTTPIIYLIFARLSARYGAKTKAGKNLDHRPAV; encoded by the coding sequence ATGAATATCTCAAGCCTGTTCATCAGCCGCCCGGTTGGCACCACTTTGCTGGCCATCGGCCTGATGATGCTCGGGCTGGTCGCCTACCGGTTCCTGCCGGTCGCAAGCCTGCCTGCCGTCGATCTTCCCACCATAAGGGTGACAGCCAGCCGCCCCGGAGCCGATCCGGAAAGCATGGCGTCCAGCGTTGCCGCGCCACTTGAGCGCCATCTTGGCGCGATTGCCGGTGTGACCGAAATGACCTCGACCAGTGGGCTTGGCACGACCAATATCTTTTTGCAATTCGACCTTTCCCGCAATGTCGATAGCGCCGCCCAGGATGTCCAGGCGGCCATCAATGCCGCCGTCGGAGATCTGCCAAGTGACCTGCCGTCGCTTCCGTCCATGCGCAAGGCCAATCCTGCCGCATCGCCAATCCTGACGCTGGCGCTGACCTCCGATACCATTCCCGCCAGTGCGATATACGATGCCGCCGATAGCGTCGTTGTGCAGCGGATTTCGCAGGTGGAAGGGGTTGGCGACGTCTCGGTCAGCGGTGCCGACCAGCCCGCCGTCCGCGTCCGGCTTAACCCGGACCGGCTGGCGGCCATCGGGCTTTCGGCGGATGATGTGCGCACCGCCATCGTCAATGGCAATGCGCTTGCGCCGATTGGTGCCATTGATGGAAGCCAGGCTTTCTACGCGCTGTCAGTCAATGCGCAATTGATTACGCCTGAAGATTACGGCCAGCTTGTTATCCATGCCTCCAACGGCATCGCCGTCCGGCTGGTCGATATCGCCACCGTGGAGCCCGGCGTGCGCAACCGCCGTTCCGATGCTTGGTTCAACGGCAAGCCCGCCGTTCTTCTCAATATCACCAAGGCGGCGGATGCCAATGTGATGTCCACGGTCGATGCAGTGAAGGCACTCATCCCCGAGGTCAAACAGCTGATCCCGGCTGGTATCGAAGTCGATATCCTCAACGACCGCACCAAGACGATTCATGCCAGCGTTGAGGATATGCAGTTTACCCTGCTGGCGACGGTGGCGCTGGTCATGGCCGTGGTTTTCGTCTTCCTGCGCCGCTTGGTGCCGACGCTGGCCGCCGGTTTGACGGTGCCGCTGTCGTTTGCAGGCGCATTTGCCGCCATGTGGCTGACGGGACTGTCCATCGACAATCTGTCGTTGATGGCGCTGGCAGTGGCCAGCGGCTTCGTGGTGGATGACGCGATTGTGATGATCGAGACGATTTACGCCAATATCGAAAAAGGCATGAAGCCGCTTGAGGCGGCCCACGCGGGCGCCCGGCAGATCGGCTTTACGGTGATCGCCATCAGTATTTCATTGATGGCTGCCTTCATTCCCTTGTTTTTCATGGGCGGTATTGTCGGCAAGTTCTTCCTGACCTTTTCCCTGACGCTCGCCTTCACCATCGCCGTTTCCACCGTGGTCTCCCTGACCTTAACGCCGATGATTTGCGGTCACCGGATCAGGGCGCGGGATCTCGATGCCCGGCAGGGGCGTTTCGACCGGGCCATCGAACACAGCCTGGAGCGGACCGTTGCCTTTTACGACCGCACATTGAAGGGCGTCCTGCATCACCGTGTCCTTGCGGTGGTCATCACCACCGCCTGCATCGTGCTGACTGGTTTTCTCTATGCCAAAGTGCCAAAGGGCTTCATGCCGCGCGACGATACCGGCTTTGTGATGGGCAATAGCCAGGCTGCTAGCGACATATCCTATCCGGCCATGCTGGCGCTGCAAAAGCGCGCCTTGGCCATCGTCGAGCGCGATCCGGCGGTGCAGAGCATCGGCGCCTCTGTTGGCGGCGGTTTTTTGGGAACAGCCAATCGCGGCCAGATGTTGATCGCGCTAAAAGCGCCTGATGAACGAGAGGCAACGGACGTGGTGATCGAGCGGCTGCGCCGTGCGGTTGCCGTCATTCCCGGCCTCGATACATCGTTCTTTTCGCCAAGCGATATCCGGGTCGGCGCGCGGACATCGGATTCGGAATTTCAATTCACGCTTTGGGATGCCGATTATGACGAGTTGGTGGCCTGGGCGCCGCGCATTCTCGCCCGGCTGCGGCAGGAACCCTTGCTGACCGACGTCAATAGCGACCGTCAACCGAGCGGTCTTCAGGCCAATGTCGTCGTTGACCGGACCGCCGCGTCTCGTCTCGGCGTCAAGATGACGGCGGTCGATGCGGCGCTCAACAATGCCTTTGCCCAGCGTCAGGTGACGATCGTCTATGGAGAGCGTAACCAATACCGTGTCATCCTTGAAACCTATCTGGATTTCGCCAAGGACCCGGAACATGTTCTGAAGATCTATGTGCCTGGAAATAGTGGTACGCAGGTGCCGCTCAGCGCTTTTGCCAGGATTGAGCGGACATTGGCACCCATTGGCGTCAATCATCAGGGGCAATTTCCGGCGGTGACGATTTCCTATAATGTCGGGCCGGATACCACGCTGTCCGAGGCCAATGATGCGGTCAAGGCTGCCGTGGCCGGCATGCATCTGCCCGATACGCTGCATGCCGAATTTGCCGGTGACGCCGCCAATGCATCGAGTTCCTCAGGCGGCCAGCCGCTGCTCATTCTCGCCGCTCTTCTGGCCGTCTATATCGTGCTGGGCATTCTCTATGAGAGCCTCATTCATCCCCTGACGATCATTTCCACGCTGCCTTCTGCCGGGCTGGGCGCGTTGCTGGCACTGTGGATCAGCGGCACGGAACTGACCATCGTCGCCTTTATAGGCATTATTCTGTTGATTGGCATCGTCAAGAAAAACGGGATCATGCTGGTGGATTTCGCGCTCGAAGCCGAACGCCAGCATGGGATGTCGCCCGAGGATGCCATTCATGAAGCCTGCCTGCGGCGGTTTCGGCCGATCATGATGACGACGCTTGCCGCCTTCATGGGCGCGCTGCCACTGGTGCTGGCGACCGGTCCCGGTGCCGATCTTCATCGACCGCTCGGGGTGACGATCATTGGCGGCCTTATCGTCTCTCAGGCTCTGACCCTTTACACCACGCCGATCATCTACCTGATCTTTGCGCGTCTGTCGGCGCGCTATGGCGCGAAAACCAAAGCTGGGAAGAACCTGGATCACCGTCCGGCTGTTTAG
- a CDS encoding GntR family transcriptional regulator, with protein sequence MQKDTKASVKLADTATHGRRAVIELREKIISGHLTGGTRLFEVSLAEELDISRTPVREALSRLAEEGLLDRLPNGGFVVRRFGYDDVIDAIELRGVLEGTAARLAAERGADAEALATISETIVKLDQCFGPYVDDVDFDAYADLNEIFHRQLAALCASEVMRREVERACALPLASPSAFLPNRMDIAAFRRSLRSAQEQHRGLVEAITAREGARAEAIAREHARTARRNLDYIFKEAPGLIDKIPGMALIRR encoded by the coding sequence ATGCAGAAGGATACGAAAGCCTCGGTAAAACTGGCGGATACCGCCACCCATGGTCGCCGTGCCGTGATCGAATTGCGTGAAAAAATCATCAGCGGACATCTCACCGGCGGGACGCGGTTGTTTGAGGTATCGCTGGCGGAGGAACTCGATATTTCCCGCACGCCGGTGCGCGAAGCCCTGTCACGGCTGGCCGAGGAAGGCCTGCTTGATCGCTTGCCGAATGGCGGTTTTGTGGTGCGCCGGTTTGGTTATGACGATGTTATTGATGCTATCGAATTGCGGGGTGTCTTGGAGGGGACGGCAGCAAGGCTGGCCGCAGAGCGTGGGGCCGACGCGGAGGCGCTCGCTACAATTTCTGAGACAATTGTTAAACTGGATCAGTGTTTTGGCCCCTATGTCGATGACGTTGACTTCGATGCCTATGCCGATCTCAACGAAATTTTTCATCGTCAATTGGCCGCCCTTTGTGCAAGTGAAGTGATGCGCCGCGAGGTGGAGCGGGCCTGCGCCTTGCCCTTAGCCTCGCCCTCCGCTTTCCTGCCCAACCGGATGGATATTGCGGCTTTCCGCCGCTCCTTGCGGTCGGCGCAGGAGCAGCATCGCGGCCTGGTCGAGGCCATCACAGCCCGCGAGGGCGCGCGCGCGGAAGCTATCGCCCGTGAACATGCCAGGACCGCGCGGCGGAATCTCGATTACATTTTCAAGGAAGCGCCTGGATTGATCGACAAGATCCCGGGTATGGCGCTTATTCGCCGCTGA
- the ligM gene encoding vanillate/3-O-methylgallate O-demethylase, producing MAASSLHDILQDNPDIVGRLRNSPVGMYVYPVVTPEFSNWRSEQVAWRNSAVLFDQSHHMDELIVEGPDAEKFLSHHGINSFANFDLNRAKHFVSVTPNGHVIGDHIIFRERQDKFILVGRAPTSNWLMFCAAYGKWNVRLKHDPRSPSRPEGERVLRTHYRYQIQGPEAPKIFEKINGGPVPEIKFFHVDWINVGSKKVQALRHGMSGAPGLEIWGPYEDKNYILSCILEAAKDANVDLVRCGSRAYSTNTLESGWIPSPLPGIYTGDGMLAEYRQWLGADSYEANGPIGGSFVSSNIEDYYVNPFELGYDFYIGWKKDDFIGKAALEKFKGQTNRKKVTFEWNAEDVVEVIASAFRPGEDSYKWIDFPVLNYASTSADMIVNDEGKTVGLSMFGGYSYNERCILSLGIVDADVKEGDVLTLIWGEPDGGSGKTSTERPHKQAKIRVRISPTPYARQARETYAESWRTKRK from the coding sequence ATGGCAGCAAGCAGTCTCCACGATATTTTGCAGGATAATCCCGACATTGTCGGCCGGTTGCGCAATTCGCCGGTCGGCATGTATGTGTACCCGGTTGTGACACCCGAATTCAGCAATTGGCGCTCCGAACAAGTCGCCTGGCGCAATTCCGCCGTGCTGTTCGACCAATCCCACCACATGGATGAATTGATCGTCGAGGGACCGGATGCAGAGAAATTTCTCAGCCATCACGGCATCAATTCCTTTGCGAATTTCGATCTCAACCGCGCCAAGCACTTCGTTTCGGTCACGCCGAACGGCCATGTGATCGGCGATCACATCATCTTCCGTGAACGACAGGACAAGTTCATCCTGGTGGGCCGCGCCCCGACCTCGAACTGGCTGATGTTCTGCGCCGCCTATGGCAAATGGAACGTCCGCCTCAAGCACGATCCGCGTTCACCGTCGCGTCCGGAAGGCGAACGGGTGTTGCGCACCCATTATCGCTACCAGATCCAGGGGCCGGAAGCTCCGAAGATCTTCGAGAAGATCAATGGCGGGCCGGTTCCGGAGATCAAGTTTTTCCATGTAGACTGGATCAATGTCGGCTCCAAGAAGGTGCAGGCGCTTCGCCATGGCATGTCCGGCGCGCCGGGTCTGGAAATCTGGGGGCCGTATGAGGACAAGAATTACATCCTGTCCTGCATTCTCGAAGCGGCAAAGGATGCCAATGTCGATCTGGTGCGCTGCGGCAGCCGCGCCTATTCTACCAACACGCTGGAGAGCGGCTGGATTCCATCGCCGCTTCCGGGCATCTATACCGGCGATGGCATGCTCGCCGAGTATCGTCAATGGTTGGGCGCCGACAGCTATGAGGCCAATGGTCCGATTGGTGGCAGCTTCGTTTCCAGCAATATCGAGGATTATTACGTCAATCCGTTCGAGCTTGGCTATGATTTCTACATCGGCTGGAAGAAGGACGATTTCATCGGCAAGGCGGCGCTCGAAAAATTCAAGGGCCAGACCAACCGCAAGAAAGTCACCTTCGAATGGAATGCCGAGGATGTGGTCGAGGTGATTGCCTCTGCCTTCCGTCCGGGCGAAGACAGCTACAAGTGGATCGATTTCCCCGTGCTGAACTACGCCTCAACCAGCGCCGACATGATCGTCAACGACGAGGGCAAGACGGTGGGCCTGTCGATGTTTGGCGGCTATTCCTACAATGAGCGCTGCATCCTGTCGCTTGGCATTGTCGATGCCGATGTCAAGGAAGGCGATGTTCTGACATTGATCTGGGGTGAACCGGACGGCGGCAGCGGCAAGACTTCGACCGAGCGTCCGCACAAGCAGGCGAAAATCCGCGTGCGGATCTCTCCGACACCTTACGCGCGTCAGGCCCGGGAGACCTATGCCGAGAGCTGGCGGACGAAGAGGAAGTGA
- a CDS encoding heavy metal translocating P-type ATPase, with amino-acid sequence MATEQTTRFRVEGMDCASCAAKIDTAARRVAGITDVRVSVTAQTMAVVHDGDADLVTLADRVTGLGYKTTRLAASVPQHDHQHDHAHGPTCTGHHDGEAHNHHHDEHNHEGHEHASHGDGLHSHQHDAGPTTGVWWRTQKARQVATSGATLVLAMLIGHLIPSLSFWAFLAAIAIGIVPIARRAVMAALAGTPFSIEMLMTIASIGAIIIGATEEAATVVFLFLVGELLEGFAAGRARASIQGLTKLVPDTARIERNGRLEDVAAASLTLGTIVTVRPGDRIPADGEIIDGTSAINEAPVTGESLPKTKGAGEGVFAGTVNGEGTLRVKVTATAADNTIARVVRLVEEAQESKAPTERFIDRFSRYYTPAVTLLAALVAILPPLFWDGDWSLWLYKGLAILLIGCPCALVISTPAAIAAGLSAGARRGLLMKGGAVLENVGRITAIALDKTGTLTEGKPKVTDIIAFGGAVEENVLADAAALEMGSSHPLARAIIEAATDRAVSVPTANETGAIAGKGVRGTVGGISLFLGSASAAAELAAVSAEIVTRIEKLSAEGKSVSLLVKNGSVTGLIALRDEPRPDARQGLDALKAAGIRPVMLTGDNAATARAIATLLDIEPRAELLPQDKQAIVRDMQAKGERVAKVGDGINDAPALAAADIGIAMGGGTDVALETADAAILHGRVMDLADMVMLSRQVMGNIRQNITIAIGLKAVFLVTTIIGITGLWPAILADTGATVLVTANAMRLLRWRGSAKAA; translated from the coding sequence ATGGCAACCGAACAGACCACCCGCTTCCGCGTCGAGGGCATGGATTGCGCCTCCTGCGCGGCAAAAATCGACACGGCAGCGCGCCGTGTGGCCGGTATTACCGATGTCCGGGTTTCGGTAACGGCACAGACCATGGCCGTTGTCCACGATGGCGACGCCGATCTGGTCACGCTTGCCGATAGGGTGACCGGTCTTGGCTACAAAACCACCCGCCTCGCCGCGTCCGTCCCACAACACGATCATCAGCATGATCACGCGCATGGCCCGACCTGCACGGGCCATCATGATGGCGAGGCGCATAATCATCATCACGATGAGCATAATCATGAGGGACATGAGCACGCCTCTCATGGCGACGGCCTGCACAGCCATCAGCATGATGCCGGACCCACGACAGGCGTTTGGTGGCGCACGCAAAAGGCCCGGCAGGTCGCAACGAGCGGTGCTACTCTCGTCCTTGCTATGCTCATCGGCCACCTCATACCCTCCCTCTCCTTCTGGGCTTTTCTGGCGGCCATCGCCATCGGCATCGTGCCGATTGCTCGCCGTGCGGTGATGGCCGCGCTGGCTGGCACGCCGTTTTCCATCGAAATGCTGATGACCATCGCCTCTATCGGCGCCATCATCATCGGTGCGACCGAGGAAGCGGCCACAGTCGTCTTCCTGTTTCTGGTCGGTGAATTGCTTGAGGGCTTTGCGGCTGGGCGGGCGCGGGCCAGTATTCAAGGCCTGACCAAGCTGGTTCCCGATACGGCGCGGATCGAGCGGAATGGCCGCCTTGAAGATGTCGCCGCCGCCAGCCTGACACTCGGCACCATTGTCACCGTGCGGCCCGGCGACAGAATTCCGGCCGATGGGGAAATTATCGATGGCACCAGCGCGATCAATGAAGCCCCTGTCACCGGAGAGAGCCTGCCGAAAACCAAGGGTGCCGGGGAAGGCGTTTTTGCCGGAACGGTGAATGGTGAGGGAACGCTTCGCGTCAAGGTGACGGCCACCGCCGCCGACAACACCATTGCCCGCGTTGTCCGTCTGGTCGAGGAAGCCCAGGAGAGCAAAGCGCCAACCGAGCGCTTCATCGACCGGTTTTCGCGCTATTACACACCCGCTGTAACGCTGTTGGCCGCGCTGGTGGCAATCCTGCCGCCGCTGTTCTGGGATGGGGACTGGAGCCTCTGGCTCTATAAAGGTCTGGCAATCCTGCTGATCGGCTGCCCTTGCGCCCTGGTGATCTCCACACCCGCTGCCATTGCCGCCGGTCTTTCCGCCGGTGCGCGTCGTGGCCTGCTGATGAAGGGCGGCGCGGTTCTCGAAAATGTCGGACGGATCACCGCCATCGCGCTCGACAAGACGGGAACGCTGACAGAGGGTAAACCGAAGGTGACTGATATCATCGCGTTTGGCGGCGCAGTCGAAGAGAACGTGCTGGCCGATGCGGCAGCCCTTGAAATGGGGTCGAGCCATCCGCTGGCCCGGGCGATTATCGAGGCCGCCACCGACCGCGCCGTTTCTGTACCAACGGCAAACGAGACCGGCGCTATCGCTGGCAAGGGCGTGCGCGGCACGGTGGGTGGCATCAGCCTCTTCCTCGGATCGGCCAGCGCCGCCGCCGAACTGGCCGCAGTGTCCGCTGAGATCGTCACCCGGATCGAAAAACTGAGTGCGGAAGGGAAATCTGTCTCTCTCCTGGTGAAGAACGGGTCAGTCACGGGGCTGATCGCGCTGCGCGACGAGCCGCGTCCCGATGCCCGCCAAGGATTGGACGCGTTGAAGGCTGCCGGTATTCGCCCAGTCATGCTGACCGGCGACAATGCCGCCACGGCCAGAGCCATCGCCACGCTGCTTGACATTGAGCCTCGTGCCGAACTGCTGCCGCAGGACAAACAGGCTATCGTCCGCGACATGCAGGCGAAAGGCGAACGGGTCGCCAAGGTCGGTGACGGCATCAACGACGCTCCGGCGCTTGCCGCCGCCGATATCGGCATCGCCATGGGCGGCGGAACGGATGTGGCACTGGAAACCGCCGATGCGGCCATTCTGCATGGAAGGGTGATGGACCTAGCCGACATGGTCATGCTGTCGCGGCAGGTAATGGGCAATATTCGCCAAAACATCACCATTGCCATCGGGCTGAAAGCCGTCTTCCTGGTGACGACGATTATCGGCATTACCGGTCTCTGGCCAGCAATCCTCGCCGATACCGGTGCCACCGTTCTCGTCACCGCCAACGCCATGCGCCTGTTGCGCTGGCGCGGTAGCGCAAAGGCCGCCTGA
- a CDS encoding MerR family transcriptional regulator has product MNIAIGEAARISGVKVATIRYYEQVGLVPQPPRTDGNRRLYSAAHLQRLTFIRHARELGFEVDAIRTLLDLQDKPGQSCSPADSIARQRLADVEERIDRLRALKTELERMITGCSHGTIAECRVIEVLADHDQCRHDRH; this is encoded by the coding sequence ATGAATATTGCAATTGGCGAGGCGGCGCGGATCAGTGGCGTCAAGGTTGCGACGATCCGGTATTACGAACAGGTCGGCCTCGTGCCGCAGCCGCCGCGCACCGATGGAAACCGCAGGCTTTACAGCGCGGCTCATTTGCAGAGGCTAACCTTCATCCGCCATGCCCGCGAGCTTGGCTTCGAGGTCGATGCCATTCGCACCCTGCTTGATCTTCAGGATAAGCCCGGTCAATCCTGCTCACCGGCTGATTCGATTGCAAGACAACGGCTTGCCGATGTCGAGGAACGGATCGACCGGCTCAGGGCGTTGAAAACCGAGTTGGAGCGAATGATCACCGGCTGTTCGCATGGGACGATTGCCGAATGCCGGGTCATCGAGGTGCTGGCCGATCACGACCAATGCCGCCACGACCGGCACTGA
- the glgB gene encoding 1,4-alpha-glucan branching protein GlgB, which produces MTIATSDLLSGIDAQSVQALIDGRHGDPFSILGPHRTDEETVVRAIFPGALGVEMLDRNSNAPVGRLNLVHPGGLFAGELRSSSRYRFRIEWQGAVQIAEDPYAFGLLLGDMDLHLIAEATHYDLARTLGANPREMDGVPGVGFAVWAPTAQRVSVVGDFNSWDGRRNPMRLRQAGGIWELFVPGLGPGERYKYELIDAQGNVLPQKADPVAKASEAAPGTASIVASNTPFAWTDQAWMTRQTADAAAREPISIYEVHLGSWLRISEDGNRWLDWVELSQRLVPYVKSMNFTHIELLPITEHPFGGSWGYQPLGLFSPTGRYGTPEDLAYFIDRCHASGVGVLLDWVPAHFPTDVWGLARFDGSALYEHEDPREGFHRDWNTLIYNLGRKEVKGFLIASAFEWLEHFHIDGLRVDAVASMLYRDYSRNDGEWIPNQFGGRENLESVEFFKHLNSVVHSRCPHALMIAEESTAWPGVTKSPEEGGLGFDFKWNMGWMHDSLSYIEEDPVYRRYHHGTMTFSMIYQYSERFVLPISHDEVVHGKGSLLGKMPGDHWQKLANLRAYYGFMWAHPGKKLVFMGCEIGQDIEWNHDQSISWDLLDRPDHAGIQTLVAKLNRLYQQEKALQFSDLDPAGFEWAIADDAENSVIAMLRYDENRETCILAISNFTPILRHDYRVGVPMQGRWIEILNSDASEFGGSGQGKGDVSAEPHPAHGREFSINLALPPLATLYLKWVA; this is translated from the coding sequence ATGACGATTGCCACGAGCGACTTGCTATCCGGCATCGATGCCCAGTCGGTTCAAGCCCTGATCGACGGCAGGCACGGCGATCCCTTTTCCATTCTGGGACCGCATCGGACAGATGAGGAAACAGTGGTCCGGGCGATTTTTCCGGGTGCGCTCGGCGTTGAAATGCTCGACAGAAACAGCAATGCCCCAGTCGGCCGGCTGAACCTGGTGCATCCGGGCGGCCTGTTTGCCGGAGAGCTTCGCTCTTCCTCGCGCTACCGGTTTCGGATCGAATGGCAGGGCGCAGTGCAGATTGCCGAAGACCCCTATGCCTTCGGCCTGCTGCTGGGCGATATGGACCTGCATCTGATCGCCGAGGCCACTCATTACGATCTCGCTCGCACGCTGGGCGCCAACCCGAGAGAGATGGACGGGGTGCCCGGGGTTGGCTTTGCCGTCTGGGCGCCAACTGCACAGCGCGTTTCGGTGGTTGGCGATTTCAATTCCTGGGATGGGCGGCGCAACCCGATGCGCCTGCGCCAAGCCGGCGGCATCTGGGAATTGTTCGTTCCGGGCCTCGGCCCCGGCGAGCGGTACAAATATGAATTGATCGACGCGCAAGGCAATGTGCTGCCGCAAAAGGCCGATCCGGTCGCCAAAGCCAGCGAAGCGGCACCGGGAACAGCATCCATCGTCGCGTCAAACACGCCTTTTGCCTGGACGGACCAGGCCTGGATGACAAGGCAGACCGCCGATGCTGCCGCCCGTGAGCCGATCTCGATCTATGAAGTGCATCTCGGCTCGTGGCTGCGGATCTCGGAAGATGGCAATCGCTGGCTCGACTGGGTGGAACTGAGCCAGCGGCTGGTGCCCTACGTCAAATCGATGAATTTCACCCATATCGAATTGCTACCGATCACCGAACATCCGTTTGGCGGCTCCTGGGGTTATCAGCCGCTTGGCCTGTTTTCTCCCACCGGGCGCTATGGCACGCCCGAGGATTTGGCCTATTTCATCGACCGCTGCCATGCGAGCGGTGTCGGCGTGCTTCTCGACTGGGTACCTGCCCATTTTCCAACAGATGTCTGGGGCCTGGCACGCTTCGATGGTAGCGCGCTTTATGAGCATGAAGACCCGCGCGAGGGCTTTCATCGGGACTGGAACACGCTGATCTACAATCTCGGTCGCAAGGAGGTGAAGGGCTTTCTGATCGCCAGCGCCTTCGAGTGGCTGGAGCATTTCCATATCGACGGCCTGCGGGTCGATGCCGTTGCCTCGATGCTGTACCGCGACTATAGCCGCAACGACGGCGAATGGATTCCCAATCAATTCGGCGGACGGGAAAACCTCGAATCCGTCGAGTTCTTCAAGCATTTGAACAGCGTCGTACACAGCCGTTGCCCGCATGCGCTGATGATTGCCGAAGAGTCGACCGCCTGGCCGGGTGTGACCAAATCACCGGAAGAAGGCGGCCTCGGCTTCGATTTCAAATGGAACATGGGCTGGATGCACGACAGCCTGTCCTACATCGAAGAAGATCCGGTCTATCGCAGATACCATCACGGCACGATGACCTTCAGCATGATCTATCAATATTCGGAGCGGTTTGTGCTACCGATTTCCCATGATGAGGTCGTGCATGGCAAAGGCTCGTTGCTGGGGAAAATGCCCGGCGACCACTGGCAGAAACTTGCCAATCTCAGAGCGTATTATGGTTTCATGTGGGCGCATCCCGGCAAGAAACTGGTGTTCATGGGCTGCGAGATCGGCCAGGACATCGAGTGGAACCACGATCAATCAATATCCTGGGATTTGCTGGACCGACCGGATCATGCCGGTATCCAGACTTTGGTCGCCAAGCTGAACCGGCTGTATCAGCAGGAAAAGGCCCTGCAATTCAGCGATCTCGACCCCGCCGGATTTGAATGGGCGATTGCCGACGATGCCGAAAATTCGGTTATCGCCATGTTGCGCTATGACGAGAATCGTGAGACCTGCATTCTGGCGATCTCGAATTTCACACCGATCTTGCGCCATGACTACCGTGTCGGCGTTCCCATGCAAGGACGGTGGATAGAAATCCTCAACAGCGATGCAAGTGAATTTGGTGGCTCAGGGCAAGGAAAGGGTGACGTCTCAGCCGAGCCGCATCCGGCCCATGGCAGGGAATTTTCGATAAACCTCGCCCTGCCACCACTGGCGACACTCTATCTGAAATGGGTGGCCTAG